A portion of the Blastochloris tepida genome contains these proteins:
- a CDS encoding DUF1489 family protein — protein MPDSATTPLHLVKLCVGCDAVADLEDWIAARMRECTRQGRPLEQVHTTRMTPKRRAELLAGGSLYWVIKGLIQCRQRLIDLRPVVDAEGIGRCELVLEPQVVRTVPRPMRAFQGWRYLPPADAPPDLDQAGAGVADMPEALRQELADLGLL, from the coding sequence ATGCCGGACTCCGCGACCACTCCGCTCCATCTCGTCAAGCTGTGCGTCGGCTGCGATGCCGTCGCCGACCTCGAAGATTGGATCGCGGCGCGGATGCGCGAGTGCACCCGCCAGGGCCGGCCGCTGGAGCAGGTCCACACCACCCGCATGACGCCGAAGCGGCGGGCCGAGCTTCTGGCCGGCGGCTCGCTCTATTGGGTGATCAAGGGCCTGATCCAGTGCCGGCAGCGGCTGATCGATCTGCGCCCGGTGGTCGATGCCGAGGGCATCGGCCGCTGCGAGCTGGTGCTGGAGCCGCAGGTGGTGCGCACGGTGCCGCGGCCGATGCGGGCGTTCCAGGGCTGGCGTTACCTGCCGCCGGCCGACGCGCCGCCCGATCTCGATCAGGCCGGCGCGGGCGTCGCCGACATGCCCGAGGCGCTGCGCCAGGAACTGGCCGACCTCGGGTTGCTGTAA
- the panC gene encoding pantoate--beta-alanine ligase has product MAKETRVVRSVRSLRRAIEPWAAAGERIALVPTMGALHAGHLALVKLAKRKAERVVVSIFVNPTQFAPTEDFSKYPRTFRQDFRKVAAAGVDLVYAPTAEEMYPDGFATRIVPEGAALAGLEDTFRPHFFGGVATVVGKLFLQVRPDIAVFGEKDYQQLKVVTRLARDLDLPTRIIGAPTTREADGLALSSRNVYLSADERARAVALPHALVKAAESIAAGQPASRALAQGRAMLSRAGFEIDYFEARDAETLAPLKRGQRRGIRLLAAARIGATRLIDNLAVPEA; this is encoded by the coding sequence ATGGCCAAGGAAACGCGGGTCGTCCGCTCGGTCCGCAGCCTGCGCCGCGCCATCGAGCCGTGGGCGGCGGCCGGCGAGCGCATCGCGCTGGTGCCGACCATGGGTGCGCTGCACGCCGGCCATCTGGCGCTGGTGAAGCTGGCCAAGCGCAAGGCCGAGCGCGTCGTGGTGTCGATCTTCGTCAACCCCACCCAGTTCGCCCCCACCGAGGATTTCTCCAAATATCCCCGCACCTTCCGGCAGGATTTCCGCAAGGTCGCGGCGGCCGGCGTCGATCTCGTCTATGCGCCGACGGCCGAGGAGATGTATCCGGACGGCTTCGCCACCCGCATCGTGCCGGAGGGCGCGGCGCTGGCCGGGCTTGAGGACACCTTCCGCCCGCACTTCTTCGGCGGCGTCGCCACCGTCGTCGGCAAGCTGTTCCTGCAGGTGCGGCCGGACATCGCGGTGTTCGGCGAGAAGGACTATCAGCAACTCAAGGTGGTCACCCGCCTCGCCCGCGACCTCGACCTGCCGACCCGGATCATCGGCGCGCCGACCACGCGCGAGGCGGACGGGCTCGCCCTGTCGTCGCGCAATGTCTACCTCTCGGCGGACGAGCGCGCCCGCGCGGTGGCGCTGCCGCACGCGCTGGTCAAGGCGGCCGAGTCGATCGCCGCCGGCCAGCCGGCCAGCCGGGCGCTGGCCCAGGGCCGCGCCATGCTGTCGCGCGCCGGCTTCGAGATCGACTATTTCGAGGCGCGCGACGCCGAGACCCTGGCGCCGCTGAAGCGCGGCCAGCGCCGCGGCATCCGCCTGCTCGCCGCCGCCCGCATCGGCGCCACGCGGCTCATCGACAATCTGGCGGTGCCGGAAGCTTGA
- a CDS encoding type I secretion system permease/ATPase, with protein sequence MKDRPDAQGLPNSGLPNSGSAAAESADTPAGALTLQATAEAERPGLSGSAPGALTADAEQRGEVEGTEAAGAQQPKSPVLQSRWRDQDFRTVLTSGLATCRRNLITVAVFSFFTNLIVLAVPIYLFQISDRVLSSRSTDTLVMLTVVVVAALLLHVFLDMMRRFILMRIAVEAESKLGAPVLSAAAKASQSGSNREYQTLADMQQLRHFITGPVLISMLDAPIAPIYLVAVFLVHPDLGFIVTLTGAALLTIAVINQRLTAVPFSRANAFSTRANLQAEAMARNSQVINAMGMIPEGVAIWGRETAESLKSQVTAQDYNIYMAGLSKFIRLCTQIAILGWGAWLCLNAELTGGMMIAASIVASRALAPIEGTIEGWRGFVQARSAYGRIRSLLQNSPLNFERLRLPHPAGRLTVERILYVPPPNKRVILNGVSFRLEPGESLAIVGNSGAGKSTLAKMLVGSVIPTAGSVRLDSMDLRNWDPRQFGESVGYLPQDVELFPATIKANIARMRTDATDEAIFEAAELADVHEMISHFAHGYETMIGVDGSPLSGGQKQRIGLARAFYGRPRLVVLDEPNSNLDVAGERALANALTRAKDFQITVVAITQRPALLRSVDRILILKDGAVQATGKRDEMLALLAGSNKSNTAAAARPAIDSFAMAET encoded by the coding sequence ATGAAAGACCGCCCCGACGCCCAAGGCCTGCCAAATTCCGGCCTGCCAAATTCCGGATCGGCCGCAGCGGAAAGCGCAGACACCCCGGCCGGCGCCCTCACCTTGCAGGCGACAGCAGAAGCCGAACGCCCCGGCCTCTCCGGAAGCGCACCCGGTGCCCTGACCGCCGACGCCGAGCAGCGTGGCGAGGTGGAAGGCACCGAGGCCGCCGGCGCGCAGCAGCCGAAATCGCCTGTCCTCCAGTCGCGCTGGCGCGACCAGGATTTCCGCACCGTCCTGACCTCCGGCCTCGCCACCTGCCGTCGCAACCTCATCACGGTGGCGGTGTTCTCCTTCTTCACCAATCTGATCGTGCTGGCGGTGCCGATCTATCTGTTCCAGATCTCGGATCGCGTTCTGTCGAGCCGCAGCACAGACACCCTGGTGATGCTGACGGTGGTGGTGGTGGCTGCCCTGCTCCTCCACGTCTTTCTCGACATGATGCGGCGCTTCATTCTGATGCGCATCGCCGTCGAGGCGGAAAGCAAGCTCGGCGCGCCGGTCCTCAGCGCCGCCGCCAAGGCCTCGCAGAGCGGCTCGAACCGCGAGTACCAGACGCTCGCGGACATGCAGCAACTGCGCCACTTCATCACCGGACCGGTGCTGATCTCGATGCTCGATGCGCCGATCGCGCCGATCTATCTCGTCGCGGTGTTCCTGGTGCACCCCGATCTCGGCTTCATCGTCACGCTCACCGGCGCCGCGCTGCTGACGATCGCGGTCATCAACCAGCGGCTCACCGCCGTGCCGTTCTCGCGCGCCAATGCCTTCTCGACCCGCGCCAATCTCCAGGCCGAGGCGATGGCCCGCAACTCCCAGGTCATCAACGCCATGGGCATGATCCCCGAGGGCGTGGCGATCTGGGGCCGGGAGACGGCGGAGTCCCTCAAGTCGCAGGTGACGGCGCAGGACTACAACATCTACATGGCCGGCCTGTCGAAGTTCATCCGCCTGTGCACGCAGATCGCCATTCTCGGCTGGGGCGCCTGGCTGTGCCTGAATGCCGAGCTCACCGGCGGCATGATGATCGCGGCCTCCATCGTCGCGAGCCGCGCGCTGGCGCCGATCGAGGGCACCATCGAGGGCTGGCGCGGTTTCGTGCAGGCGCGCTCCGCCTATGGCCGCATCCGCTCGCTGCTGCAGAACTCGCCGCTGAATTTCGAACGCCTCCGCCTGCCCCATCCGGCCGGCCGCCTCACCGTCGAGCGCATTCTCTACGTGCCGCCGCCGAACAAGCGGGTGATCCTCAACGGCGTGTCGTTCCGTCTCGAACCGGGCGAGTCGCTGGCCATCGTCGGCAATTCCGGCGCCGGCAAGTCGACCCTCGCCAAGATGCTGGTCGGCTCGGTCATCCCGACCGCGGGCAGCGTGCGCCTCGACTCGATGGATCTGCGCAACTGGGATCCGCGGCAGTTCGGCGAGAGCGTCGGCTATCTGCCGCAGGACGTCGAGCTGTTCCCGGCGACGATCAAGGCCAACATCGCCCGCATGCGCACCGACGCGACCGACGAGGCGATCTTCGAGGCGGCCGAGCTTGCCGACGTCCACGAGATGATCTCGCACTTCGCCCACGGCTACGAGACGATGATCGGCGTCGACGGCAGCCCGCTGTCCGGGGGCCAGAAGCAGCGCATCGGCCTTGCCCGCGCCTTCTATGGCCGTCCGCGCCTCGTCGTGCTCGACGAGCCGAACTCCAACCTCGACGTCGCGGGCGAACGCGCGCTGGCCAACGCCCTCACGCGCGCCAAGGACTTCCAGATCACCGTCGTCGCCATCACCCAACGCCCGGCGCTGCTGCGCAGCGTCGACCGGATCCTCATCCTGAAGGACGGCGCCGTGCAGGCGACGGGCAAGCGCGACGAGATGCTCGCTCTGCTGGCGGGCAGCAACAAGTCGAACACCGCCGCTGCGGCGAGGCCTGCGATCGATTCCTTCGCAATGGCGGAAACCTGA
- a CDS encoding division plane positioning ATPase MipZ, translating into MPVTNEPARRRGAHVVVLGNEKGGSGKSTIAMHLAVALMKAGYLVATIDLDCRQKSFTRYVENRRALAVRMGIELELSHHFTVDRATHNEIDRNETDEFASFAAAITTLEHTHDIVVIDTPGSDSYLMRLAHAMADTLITPLNDSFIDFDVLARVDSETGELLAVSQYAELVCEARRQRRLADGGTTDWIVVRNRVGQFETRNGRNLERCLSLLASTLDFRPSNGLSDRVIYRELFARGLTVLDTLDRSLFGIEPNLSHFTARNEVRSLLDFLNLPLDVRGRGRADPRESWSGADPGLMAGE; encoded by the coding sequence GTGCCGGTCACGAACGAGCCCGCGCGTCGGCGCGGGGCGCACGTGGTCGTGCTCGGCAACGAGAAGGGCGGCTCCGGCAAGTCGACCATCGCCATGCATCTGGCCGTGGCGCTGATGAAGGCCGGCTACCTCGTCGCCACCATCGATCTCGACTGCCGGCAGAAATCCTTCACCCGCTATGTCGAGAACCGCCGGGCGCTGGCCGTCCGGATGGGGATCGAGCTCGAACTGTCGCATCATTTCACGGTCGACCGCGCGACCCATAACGAGATCGACCGCAACGAGACCGACGAGTTCGCGTCGTTCGCCGCGGCCATCACCACGCTGGAGCATACCCACGATATCGTGGTGATCGATACGCCCGGGTCGGACAGCTATCTCATGCGCCTGGCGCATGCCATGGCCGATACGCTGATCACCCCGCTCAATGACAGCTTCATCGATTTCGACGTGCTGGCGCGGGTCGATTCCGAGACCGGGGAGCTGCTGGCGGTGAGCCAGTATGCCGAGCTGGTGTGCGAGGCGCGCCGGCAGCGGCGGCTGGCCGATGGCGGCACAACCGACTGGATCGTGGTGCGCAACCGCGTCGGCCAGTTCGAAACCCGCAACGGCCGCAATCTGGAGCGCTGCCTGTCGCTCTTGGCCTCCACGCTCGACTTCCGCCCGTCCAACGGCCTGTCCGACCGGGTGATCTACCGCGAACTGTTCGCGCGCGGCCTGACCGTGCTCGACACGCTCGACCGCTCGCTGTTCGGCATCGAGCCCAATCTGTCGCACTTCACCGCGCGCAACGAGGTGCGCTCGCTGCTCGACTTCCTCAACCTGCCGCTCGACGTGCGTGGCCGTGGCCGCGCCGATCCGCGCGAGAGCTGGTCGGGCGCCGATCCCGGCCTGATGGCCGGCGAATAG
- a CDS encoding TIM44-like domain-containing protein, which yields MARPAFRRSLALAATALVLAWPIGEAAAKPGKGFGMGSRGSQTFSAPPATNTAPRPAAPVERSMTQPGQTNPGVNQARPGQQAAQPGGSFGRGLLGGIAGGLLGAGLFGLLMGSGFGGMAGVLGFLVQIALIGGLVWLALRLFRRRQQPAYAGMPGQGGPSPLNRAGLDSGANSGSGLNAGRAPLFGGGAAAPSPRKAGFDGVGLTGADFNMFEKLLGDIEIAYGRGDLATLRQAATAEMAGYFAEDLAADAEAGRVNRIDDVKLLQGDLAEAWREGTTDYATVAMRFSMIDRTLDKATGRLLEGSEEPSETTEVWTFRRDAGGAWKLSAIQPA from the coding sequence ATGGCCCGACCCGCGTTCCGACGCTCCCTTGCTCTTGCGGCGACAGCCCTGGTGCTGGCGTGGCCGATCGGCGAGGCTGCCGCCAAACCGGGCAAAGGCTTCGGAATGGGCAGCCGCGGCTCGCAGACCTTCAGCGCGCCGCCGGCCACCAACACCGCGCCGCGCCCGGCTGCGCCGGTCGAGCGGTCGATGACCCAGCCGGGCCAGACCAATCCCGGGGTCAATCAGGCCCGTCCCGGCCAGCAGGCGGCCCAGCCCGGCGGCTCGTTCGGCCGCGGCCTGCTCGGCGGCATCGCCGGCGGCCTGCTCGGCGCCGGCCTGTTCGGCCTGTTGATGGGCAGCGGCTTCGGCGGCATGGCCGGCGTGCTCGGTTTCCTCGTTCAGATTGCCCTGATCGGCGGTCTGGTGTGGCTGGCGCTGCGCCTGTTCCGCCGCCGCCAGCAGCCGGCCTATGCCGGCATGCCGGGCCAGGGCGGCCCCTCGCCGCTCAACCGGGCGGGGCTCGACTCCGGCGCCAACAGCGGGTCCGGCCTCAATGCCGGTCGCGCGCCGCTGTTCGGCGGTGGCGCTGCCGCGCCGTCGCCGCGCAAGGCCGGGTTCGACGGCGTCGGGCTGACGGGCGCCGACTTCAACATGTTCGAGAAGCTGCTCGGCGACATCGAGATTGCCTATGGCCGCGGCGACCTCGCCACCCTGCGGCAGGCGGCGACGGCGGAGATGGCCGGCTACTTCGCCGAGGATCTCGCGGCGGATGCCGAGGCCGGCCGGGTGAACCGCATCGACGACGTGAAGCTGCTGCAGGGCGATCTCGCCGAAGCGTGGCGCGAGGGCACGACCGACTACGCCACCGTCGCCATGCGCTTCTCGATGATCGACCGCACGCTCGACAAGGCCACCGGCCGCCTGCTGGAAGGCTCCGAGGAGCCGAGCGAGACCACCGAGGTGTGGACCTTCCGCCGCGATGCGGGCGGCGCCTGGAAGCTGTCGGCGATCCAGCCGGCATAA
- a CDS encoding acetyl-CoA carboxylase biotin carboxylase subunit encodes MFRSVLIANRGEIAVRIIRTARRLGLRTIAVHSDADAAAPHVRLADAACRIGPAPARDSYLAAERLIAAARETGAEAIHPGYGFLSERADFADACAAAGLVFIGPPASAIRAMGAKDGAKALMSKAGVPVVPGYHGADQDPARLADAAVEIGFPVLIKATAGGGGKGMKKVADPAGFAEALASARREAEAAFGDPRVLIERYVTDPRHVEIQVFADAHGNAVHLFERDCSLQRRHQKVIEEAPAPGLSPEMRALMGETAVKAAQAVGYVGAGTVEFIADGSKGLRPDAFWFMEMNTRLQVEHPVTESITGLDLVELQFRVAAGERLPFAQGDLAIDGHAVEARLYAEDPERSFLPSTGRLWALKLPVGEGIRVDSGVEEGGEVSPHYDPMIAKIIAHAATRDEALDRLAAALDETLVAGPRTNAPFLAALARHPAFRAGRFDTGFIDRHLDELLPQRGADPGAVAAATARLVRREQARLSALARARTDEAASPWDVLDAFDLAGPREVGLQVTADGETVTARVRYSGPDLAVSVDGCGAADAAVIEAGDAVIAVRHGRQATVKAKDIEAIDIEHLDEGGIVTAPMHGKVLALAAGPGDPVRKGQTIAVIEAMKMEHALTAPIDGTVAEVAVSVGAQVADGAKIMLIAPLEG; translated from the coding sequence ATGTTCCGCTCCGTCCTGATTGCCAATCGCGGCGAGATCGCCGTCCGCATCATCCGAACCGCGCGTCGCCTCGGGCTTCGCACCATCGCCGTCCATTCCGACGCCGACGCGGCGGCGCCGCACGTCAGGCTCGCCGATGCCGCCTGCCGCATCGGCCCGGCGCCGGCTCGCGACTCCTATCTGGCCGCCGAGCGGCTGATCGCGGCGGCGCGCGAGACCGGCGCCGAGGCGATCCATCCCGGCTATGGCTTTCTGTCCGAGCGTGCCGATTTCGCCGATGCCTGCGCCGCGGCGGGGCTGGTGTTCATCGGCCCGCCGGCTTCGGCGATCCGGGCGATGGGCGCCAAGGACGGCGCCAAGGCGCTGATGTCGAAAGCCGGCGTGCCGGTGGTGCCGGGCTATCACGGCGCCGACCAGGACCCCGCGCGGCTTGCCGACGCCGCGGTCGAGATCGGCTTTCCGGTGCTGATCAAGGCCACCGCGGGCGGCGGCGGCAAGGGCATGAAGAAGGTGGCCGACCCGGCCGGCTTCGCCGAGGCGCTGGCCTCCGCCCGGCGCGAGGCGGAGGCGGCGTTCGGCGATCCGCGGGTGCTGATCGAGCGCTACGTGACCGACCCGCGCCATGTCGAGATCCAGGTGTTCGCCGACGCCCACGGCAACGCCGTGCATCTGTTCGAGCGCGACTGCTCGCTGCAGCGCCGCCACCAGAAGGTGATCGAGGAGGCGCCGGCGCCGGGGCTTTCGCCCGAGATGCGGGCGCTGATGGGCGAGACCGCGGTGAAGGCGGCGCAGGCGGTGGGTTATGTCGGCGCCGGCACGGTCGAGTTCATCGCCGACGGCTCGAAGGGTCTGAGGCCCGACGCCTTCTGGTTCATGGAGATGAACACGCGCTTGCAGGTCGAGCACCCGGTAACCGAATCGATCACCGGGCTCGATCTGGTCGAGCTGCAGTTCCGCGTCGCGGCGGGCGAACGCCTGCCGTTTGCGCAAGGCGACCTCGCCATCGACGGCCACGCGGTCGAGGCCCGCCTCTATGCCGAGGATCCCGAGCGCAGCTTCCTGCCCTCGACCGGGCGGCTGTGGGCCTTGAAGCTGCCTGTGGGCGAGGGCATCCGCGTCGATTCCGGGGTGGAGGAGGGCGGCGAGGTCTCGCCGCACTACGATCCGATGATCGCCAAGATCATCGCCCACGCGGCCACCCGCGACGAGGCGCTCGACCGCTTGGCGGCGGCCCTCGATGAGACGCTGGTGGCGGGGCCGCGCACCAATGCGCCGTTCCTGGCGGCGCTCGCCCGGCATCCGGCTTTCCGCGCCGGCAGGTTCGACACCGGCTTCATCGACCGCCATCTCGACGAGCTGTTGCCGCAGCGCGGCGCCGATCCCGGCGCGGTGGCGGCGGCCACGGCGCGGCTGGTGCGGCGGGAACAGGCGCGGCTCTCAGCGCTGGCGCGCGCGCGGACCGACGAGGCGGCCTCGCCGTGGGACGTGCTCGATGCCTTCGACCTCGCCGGCCCCCGCGAGGTCGGGCTGCAGGTCACGGCTGATGGCGAGACGGTGACGGCGCGGGTGCGCTATTCGGGGCCGGATCTGGCGGTCAGCGTCGATGGTTGCGGCGCGGCGGATGCGGCGGTGATCGAGGCCGGCGACGCGGTGATCGCGGTCCGCCACGGACGGCAGGCCACGGTCAAGGCCAAGGACATCGAGGCCATCGACATCGAGCACCTCGACGAGGGCGGCATCGTCACCGCGCCGATGCACGGCAAGGTTCTGGCGCTCGCCGCCGGTCCGGGCGATCCGGTCCGCAAGGGCCAGACGATCGCGGTGATCGAGGCGATGAAGATGGAGCACGCGCTCACCGCGCCGATCGACGGCACGGTGGCGGAAGTGGCGGTCAGCGTCGGCGCCCAGGTGGCGGATGGCGCGAAGATCATGCTGATCGCGCCGCTGGAGGGGTGA
- a CDS encoding VWA domain-containing protein produces MASRETKAPAVAGEGKALDRSSDVAAFLDEVKRRAPAVGAGERGRLVFALDATMSRQPTWDMAMRLQADMFREAGTLAGLEVQLVYYRGLGECRASRWVSEAASLERLMTSIDCRGGHTQIARVLRHAGQESERGRVHALAFVGDAMEESLDDLCAAAGPLALRGVPAFLFQEGSDPVAEQAFREVARLTRGAYCRFGPGAAAELRALLQAVAAFASGGRRALTALADREGRGARLLLEQMRAP; encoded by the coding sequence ATGGCAAGCCGAGAGACCAAAGCGCCAGCCGTTGCCGGGGAAGGCAAAGCCTTGGACCGCAGCAGCGATGTCGCGGCGTTTCTCGACGAGGTGAAGCGCCGCGCGCCGGCGGTGGGGGCCGGCGAGCGCGGGCGTCTGGTGTTCGCGCTCGATGCCACGATGAGCCGGCAGCCGACCTGGGACATGGCGATGCGGCTGCAGGCCGACATGTTCCGCGAGGCGGGGACGCTGGCCGGCCTCGAAGTGCAGCTCGTCTATTACCGCGGTCTCGGCGAGTGCCGGGCCTCGCGCTGGGTGTCGGAGGCGGCCAGCCTGGAGCGGCTGATGACGTCGATCGACTGCCGCGGCGGCCACACCCAGATCGCCCGCGTGCTGCGCCATGCCGGCCAGGAGTCCGAGCGCGGCCGGGTTCATGCCCTTGCGTTCGTCGGCGATGCCATGGAGGAGTCGCTCGACGACCTCTGCGCCGCCGCCGGCCCGCTGGCGCTGCGCGGGGTGCCGGCCTTCCTGTTCCAGGAGGGTTCGGATCCGGTCGCCGAGCAGGCGTTCCGCGAGGTGGCGCGGCTGACGCGCGGCGCCTATTGCCGGTTCGGGCCCGGCGCCGCGGCGGAATTGCGGGCGCTGCTGCAGGCGGTGGCGGCCTTCGCCTCGGGCGGGCGCCGGGCGCTCACCGCGCTGGCCGACCGCGAAGGGCGGGGGGCGCGCCTGCTGCTCGAGCAGATGCGCGCGCCATGA
- a CDS encoding Crp/Fnr family transcriptional regulator, whose protein sequence is MTDAELEFMQRFKTAHGRSWSGEYLLEQGSQKPRLLTLYSGWAIKTITLPSGESHLIKVLLPGDMIGLESVLRGAARHAVQAVTDVTYCALDCRQIDDMLNVPSLARRLTVMLLAEQQRISERLAVVGACNARRNFAHFTLDLYQRLRERQMARDEGFRVPLTSLQLADALGLTTVHLNRVLRSFRQDGILTLENHVLTIHDIAALREVAALSGPPAESYPLL, encoded by the coding sequence ATGACCGATGCAGAACTCGAGTTCATGCAGCGGTTCAAGACGGCGCACGGCCGAAGCTGGTCGGGCGAATACCTGCTTGAGCAGGGCAGCCAGAAGCCCCGCCTGCTGACGCTCTATTCCGGATGGGCGATCAAGACCATCACGCTGCCGTCGGGCGAGAGCCACCTGATCAAGGTGCTGCTGCCGGGCGACATGATCGGCCTGGAGAGCGTGCTGCGCGGGGCGGCGCGCCATGCCGTGCAGGCGGTGACCGACGTCACCTATTGCGCGCTCGACTGCCGGCAGATCGATGACATGCTGAATGTGCCGTCGCTGGCCCGCCGCCTCACGGTGATGCTGCTGGCCGAACAGCAGCGCATCTCCGAGCGTCTGGCGGTTGTGGGGGCGTGCAACGCCCGGCGCAATTTCGCGCACTTCACGCTCGATCTGTACCAGCGGCTGCGCGAGCGGCAGATGGCCCGTGACGAGGGGTTCCGCGTGCCGCTGACTTCGCTGCAGCTGGCCGATGCGCTCGGCCTGACCACGGTCCACCTCAACCGCGTGCTGCGCAGCTTCCGTCAGGACGGCATCCTGACGCTGGAGAACCACGTGCTGACGATCCACGACATCGCCGCGCTCCGCGAAGTGGCGGCGCTGTCGGGGCCGCCCGCCGAGAGCTACCCGCTGCTGTGA
- a CDS encoding DnaJ domain-containing protein: MMMLAIGLVALLLALWGLDRLAKLDPKTLVTRLSQIGGGLALAAGLLLAVTGRFLVAAPLLFAGLSLLGWLPNRPAGWSQRTQRSTGQVSRARTALLDMELDHDSGEMRGTVTAGTHQGRALADLTLAELGDLYAAADGDSRALLEAYLDRRAPGWREDGEADAAAGRGEGRRDGAMSEQEAYEILGLEPGAAAEDIRRAHRTLMKRLHPDQGGTDWLAARVNEAKDVLLRHHR; this comes from the coding sequence ATGATGATGCTGGCCATTGGCTTGGTTGCGCTGCTGCTGGCGCTGTGGGGGCTCGACCGGCTGGCGAAGCTCGACCCCAAGACGCTGGTCACCCGGCTGTCGCAGATCGGCGGCGGGCTGGCGCTGGCCGCCGGGCTGCTGCTGGCGGTAACCGGACGTTTCCTGGTGGCGGCGCCGCTGCTGTTCGCCGGCCTGTCGCTGCTCGGCTGGCTGCCGAACCGGCCGGCGGGGTGGAGCCAGCGGACCCAGCGCTCGACCGGGCAGGTCTCGCGCGCCCGCACCGCGCTGCTCGACATGGAGCTCGACCATGACAGCGGCGAGATGCGCGGAACCGTGACCGCCGGCACGCATCAGGGCCGCGCCTTGGCCGACCTGACCCTGGCGGAGCTTGGCGACCTCTACGCCGCCGCCGACGGCGACAGCCGCGCGCTACTGGAAGCGTATCTTGACCGCCGCGCGCCCGGCTGGCGTGAAGACGGCGAGGCGGATGCGGCAGCGGGGCGCGGTGAGGGACGGCGCGACGGTGCGATGTCCGAGCAGGAGGCCTATGAGATCCTTGGCCTTGAGCCAGGAGCCGCCGCCGAGGACATTCGACGGGCGCACCGGACGCTCATGAAACGGCTGCACCCCGACCAGGGCGGAACCGATTGGCTGGCGGCCCGCGTCAATGAAGCCAAAGACGTACTTCTGCGGCACCATCGCTGA